GGCGCGAGCTGCGCGTTGACGACGTCGATGAAGGCGCGCGGCGTGTTGGCCTCGCCGACGGCCTCCTCGTCGAGGGAGATGCCGTACTCGCGCTCGATGAGGCTGCCCGCCTCCAGCAGCGCGAGGGATTCGTAGCCGATCACCTCGAACTCCGTGTCGAGGATGTCTGCGTCCAGGTCGACGCCTTCGGCCACGCCCGCGGCCTCCCGCAGGGTGCGCTTGAGGTCGTCGAGGGTGAACGGCTTGGTGGCCATGGTGGGGTCCTTTCGTCGGTGGTGTCGGTGCATGCGCGGGCGTCAGGCGGGGGTGCGCACCAGGACGGCGGAGTTGAACCCGCCGTGGCCGCGGGCCAGCACCAGTGCGCTGCGCACCGGGGCCGGGCGGGGTTCGGCGAGGACCAGGTCGAGCTGGTAGTCCGCGCACGGATCGATGTGCACGGCGGGCGGGATGACGCCGTCGCGCAGGCAGAGGAAGGCGGCGGCGAGGTCGAGGGCCGCGCCGCCGGAGTACAGGCGGCCGGTCATCGTCTTGGGCAGTGCGACGGGCACGCCGCGTTCCCCGAAGACGGCGGTGATCGCTTCGGCCTCGGCCAGGTCGCCGGCCGGGTCGCCGGCGCCGTCGGCGAAGACCACGTCGACGTCGGCGGCGTCCATGCCGGCATCGGCCAGGGCGGTCTGGATGGCCTGGCGCAGGGCGGGCGGGCGGCCGCTGCCGGGCCTGGGGTCGATGGTGGCGCCGTAGCCGGCGATCTCGCCGTAGACGCGGGCGCCGCGCTTGCGGGCGGTGTCCGCGTTCTCGGCGATGAGGACGGCGCCGCCCTCGCCGGGCACGTAGCCGCGCGCGTCGCGGTCGAAGGGCAGGTAGGCGCGGGTGGGGTCGTCGCTGGTGGACAGTTTGCCGGTGGACAGCTGGGCGACCCAGCCCCACGGGCAGACGGAGGCATCCACGCCGCCGGTGACGATCAGCGCGGTGCCCTTGCGGATCTGCCGGCGGGCCTGCGCGACGGCGTCCAGGCCGCCGGCGCCCTCGCTGACGACGACGCCGGAGGGGCCCTTCATGCCGTTGCGGATGGAGATCTGGCCGCTGTTGACGGCGTAGAACCAGGCGAAGGACTGGTAGGCGGAGACGTACTGGCTGCCGCGGCTCCACAGGTTCTGCAGTTCGCCCTGGCCGAACTCGAAGCCGCCCGCCGCGGAGGCGGTGATGACGCCCATGTCGAAGGCGGGCAGCGCGGCGGGGTCGGCGCCGGCATCCGCCAGCGCCCAGTCGGTGGCGACCAGGGCGAGCCGGGTGACCTGGTCGGTCTGCGGCAGCAGCCGGCTGGGCAGGTGGTCCTCGGCGACGAAGCCGGGGACCTCGCCGGCCAGCTTGGCGGGGTAGGCGGCGGGATCGAAGCGGGTGATGCGGCCCAGGCCGTGCTTGCCGGCCAGCGTCGCCGACCAGTAGTCCGTAAGGCCCAGCCCGTTGGGCGCGGTGATGCCCAGGCCGGTGACCACGACCGAGGGGGTCATACGAGGCTCCTTTCGGGGCTGGCCAGCACCATGGCGCTCTGGAAGCCGCCGAAGCCGCTGCCGACCGTCAGCACCACGTCGATGAGCTGGTCGCGGGCGGTGACGGGGACGTAGTCGAGGTCGCACTCCGGGTCGGGGGTGTGCAGGTTGGCGGTGGGCGGCACCACGTCGTACTCCATGGCCAGCGCGGACGCGGCGATCTCGATGGAGCCGATCGCGCCGAGGGAGTGCCCGACCATCGACTTGATGGAGCTGACGGGGGTCTGGTAGGCGTGCTCGCCCAGGCTGCGCTTGAAGGCGGCCGTCTCGTGGCGGTCGTTCTGCTTGGTGCCCGAGCCGTGGGCGTTGATGTAGTCGATCGCGTCGGGGGCCAGCTGCGCCTCGGTCAGGGCGAGGCCGATCGCCTCGGCCATCTCCACGCCGTCGGGCCTAAGGCCCGTCATGTGGTAGGCGTTGGAGCGGGTGGCGTAGCCGGCGATCTCGGCGTAGATGTGCGCGCCGCGCTTGTGGGCGCTCTCCAGTTCCTCCAGGACGAAGAAGGCGGCGCCCTCCCCCAGCACGAACCCGTTGCGGGTGGCGTCGAAGGGCCGGGAGGCGCACTCGGGGTCGTCGTGGCGCGGGGTGGTGGCCTTGATGGCGTCGAAGCAGGCCATGGTGATCGGGGAGATCGGGGCGTCGGAGGAGCCGGCGATCACGACGTCCGCGGAGCCCTCCCGCACCAGCTCGATGGCGTAGCCGACGGAGTCGATGCCGGAGGTGCAGCCGGTGGAGACCACGGTGGAGGGGCCCTCGGCGCCCACCGCCCAGGCGACCTCGGCGGCGAACGAGCTGGGCACCATGAAGTCGTACAGGTGCGGGACGGCGTAGGTGTGGTCCACCGCGGCGAGCCGGCCGCCGTCGGACACGACGCGGTATTCCTGGTCCAGGCCCATGGTGGCGCCCACCGCGCTGCCCACCGTGACGCCGACCCGGTAGGGGTCCAGGGCGGCCAGGTCGATGCCGCTGTCGGCGACCGCGCCGCGGGCGGTGACCACGGCGAACTGCGCGGCCCGGTCCAGGCGGCGGACCTCCTGCGGGCTCAGTCCGTGCGCGTAGGGGTCGAAGTCGGCCTCGGCGGCGACCCGGGAGCGGAACGGGCTGGGGTCGAAGAAGGTGATGCCGCGCGTCGCGGTGCGGCCCTCGCTGAGCAGGTCCCAGAAGTTGCCCCGGCCGACCCCGCCGGGGGCGATCACCTCGATGCCGGTGATGACCACGCGCCGCCTCACGCCGACGCCTGCCAGGTGTAGAAGCGGGTGGCCATGGCGTCGGCCGGGGAGCGCCAGGTGGCGGGGTCGTAGGCCTCGATGAAGGGCTTCAGGTCCTCGCTGATGCCCGCGAAGCGCGGTTCGCTCTTGGCGGCCTCGATCAGAGCGCCGCCGTTGTCCTCGTCGAAGTCCTGCAGGTGGAAGTACAGGCCCCGGTAGGAGAACAGCTGGCGGCGCCGCGTTCCCATGCGGTGGGGCATGTCCGTCGCGTCGAAGTCGGCGAACAGCCGGGCCACGTCGTTGCTCGAGGCGGCTGCCATTCGGGCGACAATCAGCGTGCTGTGCATAGGGGTTCAGCTCCTCAGCGGTGGCGTGGGAGGGGGTGCGGAGCAGAGGTGGCGGCACGGTGGACCGCACTACCTCCCTCACCCCCGACGGTGCGGTGCGGCGATAGCGCCCGGCACGGGGACCGCCGGAGTCCGGCCGGAGCCACCCGCCCGCCCCCACCGGCCAACGGCCAACGGCGGCTGGGCGTGGGGGTGGCGTGGACGGGCACGCCTCCGGCCGCCCGGCCGGGGAGGGCGTCGGGCGTCCGGAGGCGTGCCAGGAGTACCGGCGTGCAGGATGCGATGTGCGGTGCGGAATGCGGTGTGCGGTGCGGGGTGGGTGCTTACTCGTCGGCGGAGCGGGTGTGCACGACCGTGTAGGTGTTGAGGTCGGCGTAGGTGGCCACGGCGCGGGTGCGGTCCTGGGCCTTGGTGCGGCCCTCGCTGTGCTGCTCGGCCGGCTGGCCGCGGTAGGTGTCGAAGGCCTCCTGGCTGTCCCACTGGGAGTAGGAGACGACGAACAGGCCGTCCAGGCCGCGGGCGCGCAGGCCCTTGAGGACCACGTGCGAGCGGAACCCGGGGATGTCGACGAGCCAGTTCTGGCCCTCGCCGAGGGCGTCGACCAGCTCGTCCTGGTTCTCCTCGGCGACGCCGAAGACGGTGATGACGGTGAAGTCGTCGCGGTGCGGGCCGATCTCCACGGTGCCGCCCGGGCCGTCGGCGCGGGTCAGGGTGTAGGCGATCTCGTTCTGCAGCAGCCGGATCGAGGTGGTGATCTCGCCGAAGACCGGCAGCGTGCGGTGCTTGAACTCATCGCCCGCGTAGCGCTGTTCGAGGTCCTCGCCGCTGCGCCACTGGATGAAGTTGGCGGTGCCGGGGCTCTGGATGCCGGCGTGCACGGTGGAGGACTGCCAGCCCTCGTAGGCCGCCGCGTTGACGATCTTCGTCATCTCCTCGATCAGCGAGACCTGCTTCTCGGGAGCGTCCGTGGTGAAGAGGTTGAGAACGGTGAGGTGCTTGTCCTTCGGGGAAATGGTGGGCATGAGTCCTTCGCTTCCTTTGAGAGTGCGGGCGTGAGCGTGCGGGCAGGAACGTGCGGGCGTGCGCGTGCGGGAGGAGTCGTGCGGCAGGGGTGCGGGGTCAGGCGGCGGGGCCGAACCAGCGGGTGAGCGCGGCCTGCAGCCCCTCGGCGCCGGCCCCGAGCGGGCCGACCCAGGCGACGTAGCCGTCGGGGCGCACGAGGATGCCGTCCACCGGGACGTCGCAGTCGAACTCGGCGGCGACCGTGTCCACCCGGTCGCTCCAGCCGGCCGCCGCCGCTGCCAGGCCCGCGCGGGGGCTCAGGTCCAGCAGGACGGCGCGGCCGGCGCGCAGCAGCCGGGTGCTGGAGGTCTTCTCGCCGTCCACGGCCAGCTCCCGCTCCGGCAGGCGCCGGCCCAGCAGCGGGTGCTCGGCGCCGCCGACGTCGTGGCGGATGTCCAGGCCGGTGACCATGCCGGCCAGGTGGCGGCGGACGGAGTCGTAGCCGGCGACCAGTTCACCGAAGACCTCGCGCAGCGGGGCGACGGTGTCGCCGCCGAGGTAGAGGGTGCGCTGGGCGAGGGTGTTGGTCAGGATGCGGGCGCCGACGGGGTGCCGCTCGCTGTGGTAGGTGTCCAGCAGGCCCTCGGGCGCCCGGCCCTTGACCTCAAGCGCCAGCTTCCAGCCGAGGTTGACGGCGTCCTGGATGCCCGCGCTCATGCCCTGCGCGCCGATCGGCAGGTGGATGTGCGCGGCGTCGCCGGCCAGCAGGACCGGGCCCTTGCGGTACTGGGCGGCCTGGCGGCTGACGTCGGTGCTGGAGCTGACCCACAGCGGGCTCGCGGCGCTGATGTCCTCGCCCGACAGCCGCTTGAAGGACGCGGCGACCTCCTCGAAGGTCAGCGGGCCGGGGCCGGTGCGCAGCGGCTGCTCGCGGTCGAAGTAGATGACACGGCTGCGGTCCGGGCCGAGCGGCATCACCATGACCATGCCGCCGGGCACCGCCTCGCCGCTGAAACGGGGACGCAGCTGCACCCCGGCGATGTCGGCGAAACGCAGCTCGATCGTCGCCTCGGTGCCCGGGAAGTCGATCCCGGCGAGCGTGCGCACCACGCTGCGCGAGCCGTCGCAGCCCACCACGTAACGGGCGCGCAGCCGCAACTCCCCGTCCGCCGTCACCGCCGTCACCACCACACCGCCGCCGTCACCGCCGTCGCCGTCACCGCCGCCGGTCTGCAGGCCGGTGACCTCGACGCCGCGGCGCACGTCGGCGCCCAGTTCCTGGGCCCAGCCGCCGAGCACGGCCTCGGTCCGGGCCTGCGGGATGCCCCGGGCCCCGTACGAGCCGCCCTCGATCACCTGGTAGTCCAGCGGCACGCCGCCGAAGTGGCCCACGGGAATGGTGGCGACCTCGCCGAAACGCTCCAGAAGACCCCGCTGCGCGAACTCCTCGATGGTGCGCGCGGAGAATCCCAGAGCCCGCGACTCACGAATGGGCTGGGAAAGTTTTTCAAGAACGACAACCGAGACTCCATTGAGCCTCAATTCACCCGCGAGCATGAGCCCAGTGGGGCCGGCGCCCACAACAATGACATCCGTATCGATGAATTCCATCTGCCCTCTTCTCACTGGTGTCCGGCCAGTATTACGAGGGCTTTTGGAGGCCGTAAATAGCCGCCGGTACAGGTTTTCGACAACGAATGCCAGAGAAACGTCGGGAACGTCAGATCTTTGACAAGTCGACTTGCCGGACGGGGGGCGGCGGGCGGCATTCTCTACCATGACCACCACTTCGCCCACCGCTTCAACCATCGCTTCACCCACCGCTTCGGCGGCCGACGCATCCGACACCGCGTCCGACGCGGCGTCCGGCGTGCTCGCCCGCGCCGAGGTCGCGGACCTGCTCGCCCGCTATCTCCTCTCGCTCGACGACGAGGAGCTCGACGACGCCTGGGCCGCCGCGCTGTTCACCCCGGACGCGGTCGTGGCGTTCCCGATCAGCCGGCACCAGGGCCTTGACGGCATGGCCGCCTACCACCGCGCGGCGCTCGCGGCGTTCGCCGCCACCCAGCACCTCGGCTCCGCGGCCCTGGTCGTGGTGGACGGGGAGCGGGCCACCCTGCGCGCCAACCTGCTGTCCACCCATGTGCACCATCCGCAGCACGCCCGCCCCCAGGCGGAGCGCGCGCCGCTGTTCGCGACGGGCACGTTCGTCGACGGCGCGGCGCGCCGCACCCCGCAGGGCTGGCGGCTGACGCTGCTGTCCTTCCGGCTGCTGTGGGCCGAGGGCAGCCCGCCGCCGGCCGCCTGAGACGTCGGACGCCGCCGCACCCCCGGGAGGGGTGCGGCGGCGTGCGGGTCTGCGCGGGGGCGTCTAGGTGTTGAGGTGCAGGACGCGGTCCACCGCGATCTCGATGACCACGCGGCCGGGCGGGGCGGGCGGGGCGGACCAGTAGCGCTTGGCGTACAGCCGCGCCCCGTGCGCGATCCGCGCCGGGTCCTTTACGACGGCGGCGGTGCCCTCCAGCGTGACCCAGGTGAACCCGTCCACCTGGCACAGTGCCACCCGGCTGCCCGGCGCGGCCAGGAGGTTGCGGGCCTTGCGGGAGGTCAGGACCGTCATGACCCGGGCCAGCCGGGCCGCCGCGTCCCAGGTGAACCGCACCGGCGCCACATGCAGCGTCCCGTCGGGCCGGAGCGTGGTGAACGCGGCGACGTGCTGCGGGTCGTTCAAGAACGCCTCGACGGCGGCGGGCACCGCCGTGGCGGCGGGCGGCTGCGGCGACAGCGACATCGGTGATGGGTCCTCTGCGTCGGGGGCAAGAGCGCCGGGGGCGGGAGCACCGGGGCACGGCGTCGGGGCACGCCCCGAACGGCGCCGGGGCCAGGAGCGCGCGGGGCGGCGCAAGGGCACGGCCCGGCGGCCCGGCCCGGTTGTGTGCGGCCGGGTTCCCGGGTTCCGTCCGGTGCGGCCCGCTTCCGTGCGGTCCGGCCGGGTCAGGTCAGGTCAGGTCAGGTCAGGTCAGGTCAGGTCAGGTCAGTCGATGCTGCGGATGATGGTGGCGTCGTCCTCGTCGTCGTCCGCCCCGGCCAGGCGCAGCGGCGGTACGAGTCCCACCGGCACCATCCCGAACAGGGCCATCTCGATCTCCCGCAGATCCTCCGTGCCGTCGCGCATACGCACCTCCTGGGTGATGGGTCACCTCACGGTGTCAAGACTCGCTTGAACCGCGCTTGCGGGCGGCTCGCCCGCCTCTCGAGCGCAGCCGCAGCCGTACGGTGTTCTGCGTGCGCCGGGGCGGTGCGCCGCGGGGCAGGTCGGCGCCGCCGAGCGCGGACAGCACCTCGTGCACGGTCGCGGCGGGGGCGGTGGCGGGCAGCCGGCGCAGCAGCCGGGCGCAGTGGCCGAGCAGCAGCGCCGCGTCGGCGTCCGAGACGCGGGCGCGGTCGTGGGCGAGGGCCAGGCACAGCGAGCCGTCGCGGTCGTGGCGGGCGAGCAGGGCGAGGGGGAAGGCGGGCTGCGCGTCCCTGGCCCGGCCCGGCTGGAGGCGGATCCCGGCGCCGGCGAGGTCGTGGTGCAGGTCGCTGCTGGGGCGCGGGGTGCTCTCCAGGGCGACCAGGCTGTCCAGCAGCCGGGCCTCGCGCGCGGTGCGGGCGGTCCACTCGTGGACCTGGCGGGCGGAGACCCATTCGTAGGCGGCCCGCTCCAGGGCCCCGTCGCGCAGCATCGCCAGCAGGTGGCTGATGCGGTGGTGCGGGTCGATGCGCACCACCACCGGCAGGTGGTTGCGCATCGGTCCCAGCAGGCGCTCCACCGAGTCCAGGGCGACGCCGCGGCCGGAGACGGTGACGCCGAAGCCCACCGGCGCGGCGCCCGGGGTCTGCGCCGCACGGTAGAGCAGCAGCGCCCACACGGCCTGCAGGGCGCCGGAGTCGGGCATGGCCTGGGCGGCCGTCCAGCGGTGCAGCCGTGCGGCCTCGGCCGCGCTCAGCCGTGCCTCGGCGCGGCCGCAGCCGCGCTGCGCGGTGTCCGGGCCGGGCCGCAGGGGCAGCACCACCGGGGTGGGCCCGGGCAGGGCGTGGGCCCAGAAGTCCCGGGCCGGTGCGGTGTCCTGGCGCTCCAGCCAGCGCGCCCAGTCCCGCAGGTCGGGGCGGCGCTCGCCGCCGGGCAGCACGCCGCCGGCCAGGTAGGCGCGGCAGACCTCCTCCAGCAGGATGAACACGCTCCAGGCGTCCAGCAGCGCGTGGTGGAAGGTGAGCAGCACCCGCACCGCACCCGCATCCGCGCCCGTGTCTGTGCCGGTGTCTGCGTCTGCGTCTGTGTCTGCGAGGTCGACCAGGGTGATGCGCAGCGGGCAGGGCCGGCGCAGGTCGAAGCCGCGCCGCCGGTCCTCCTCCACCAGCGCGGGCCAGTCGACGCTGCCCGCCGGGTGGCGGACCACCTCGGCGCGGGCGCGGTCGTGGAAGAGCAGCCGCGGCCGGGTCCCCCACACGACGCCGGCGCGCAGCACGGTCTCGCGGTCGACGACCGACTGCCAGGCCGCGGTGAAGCGCTGGGTGTCCAGCGGCCCGTGCCAGTGCCAGGTCAGCTGTTCGACGTGGTGTCCGGTGCCGCGGTGCGCGAGGGAGTCGACCAGCAGGTCGTACTGCTGCCAGGTCACCGGCACCGAGGTGCGGGCCGGGCGGCCGGCCCGCACGCCGCCGTGCTCGGCCCGCCCGCGCGCGGTGCGGGGCCGGTTGCGCCTGCCCATGGACCGCCCTCCCTCACACTCGTGGCCTTCTCACGTGCGGGCGCTGTCCTCCCTCTCGTGCTCGGTGCGGGCCCCCGGTCGCTCACGGAGCCCGCACGGCAAAGGGCACGAGAAGAACACGAGAAGAAAACGGTCAGGCCCGGGCGTGGCACTCCAGCAGACATCGTGGCGCAGCCGCCTGCCGGGGGGCTGACAGGCGGCTGAGGCGGCCGCAGACGTACTCGAGGACACCTCGCGGACGGTGCGGACAGCCCGCCCGCCCTGCGGCGGGCGGGCTGTCCGCGCTCAGCGGGCCTCGTCCGGCGGGCGGGTCATCGCGGACAGGAAGCCCTGGTCGAGCATGGTCTTGACGGAGGTGTCGCCGGCGGTGTTCAGGCCCGCGTCGTGGCAGGCCACGCTCAGCAGGTAGCGGTCCATGACGGGGTGGGTGGCAAAGCCCCACTCGCCGCGGGTGGCCAGGCGCCCGTCGGGGGCGCGCAGCCGGCCGCCCGGGCTGAAGCCGAACTCCTTGAAGCCCAGCCGCAGTCCCTGGCCCAGCGCCTTGCTGTAGGCCTCTTTGAGGGTCCACAGCCGCAGGGTGCGCGCGGCCCGTTCGCTTTCCGGCAGCGCGGCCAGTTCCCGGGTCTCGGCCGGGGTGAGCATCTGGGTCTCCAGCAGGTCCAGGCGCACGAACCGGTCGGCGGGTTCCACGTCGACGCCGATACGGCCGGTGCGGCTGAGTCCCACCGCCATCACGTCGCCGGTGTGGCTCAGGCTCAGTTCGATCTGGTCGAAGCCGCGCAGGTAGGGCCGGCCGCCCAGCCGGTAGGCGAGGTCGAGGTACTCCGGCGGGGTGGCCAGCGCCGCGGCGGCGGTGTACTTGATCAGCAGCCGGGCGGCGGCGAACCGGTAGCGCACGGCGGCGCCGGGGGTGCGCCGGTAGCGGTCCCAGTCGGGGCCGAGGAGCTGTCGCAGTCTCGGCGTGGTGAGCACGCTGGGCAGCCACTCGCTCCAGGTCGTGTAGACCAGCGCGTTGCCGAGTTCGGCCAGGTTGTCCCGTACTCCGCGCCAGGGCCCTGCCGGCCGCGGCACGTGCAGGGGCGCGGCGCATCTCACCCGGTCCATCGTTGTCTCCCTGCGTGTAGTGGCGGCCCGCCGCCCCGGGCCCGCCCCGGCGCGGCGCCGGTGTGCCCGGGGCGAAGGCCCGGGGCGCGGCAGGCACCGCCGGTGCGAGCCGGTGCGGCGTGTGGGTCATGAAACGTGTACGGCGGTAGGCGGTGCGGCGGGGGCGGCGTGCTCCGGCCGGCCGGGGCCGCCGTGGAGGCCGGTGGCCGGTGGCTGGTGGCTGGTGGCCGGTTCAGCCGGCCAGGTGGGTGCCGTACAGGTCCAGGCTGCGGCCCTGCCGGCAGCGTTCGAGGACTTCCGCCAGCACCTCCGCATCCGCCTGCGGCGGGGTGGGGGGCACCGGGGCGCCGAGTCTGCGGCCGATGCGGCCCAGCGCCAGCACCGCCCAGGCCGGGCGGGCCAGGAAGGTGTCGGCGGCGGCCTGTCCCTCCCAGATGCCCAGGCAGGCGGCGGCGGCCAGGACCAGGGCGTAGCGGTCGGCCAGGGCGCAGGCCTGCGGGTCGAAGGCGGCGTGGCCGGAGGCCGCCAGCGCGATGCACCGGGCGCGCAGGGTGCGCAGTTCCTCGACGAACAGGCCCGCGAGGTGGGCCAGGGCCTGGTGCAGCGGGCCGGGGCCCGGCTGCGCCTGAAGCCGGGCGGCGGCGGCCACCAGGGTCGCGGTGAGCAGGTCCTGGGTGCCGAAGTGCGCGAGGTTTCGGTGCTCGAAGGCGGGCAGCGGGGCGCCGGGGGTGAACAGCCCGTCGGGCGGCTCGTCGTTGCGGAACCAGGTGGTGCGCGCCAGCGTGGACAGCTGGGGCACCAGGACCGCCTGGCACACGGCGGTCCCGGAGTGCCCCAGGCCGGCCACCGGCAGGTCCCGGGCGAGTTTCTCGTAGCCGCCGGCGAAGGGCCCGCGGTCGTAGCCGCGGGCGCCGAGCACGGTGGCCAGCTCCTCCAGGTCCTCGCGCAGCAGGTCGGGCATCGTGTACTTGACGGCCGCGGCCAGCAGGTAGGCGTCCCTGGGCACCAGGGAGAGGGCGCGCAGTCCGGTGACGGCCATGGCGTCGCAGGCCAGCAGGTCGGCGAAGACGCCCGCCAGGGCGCGCCGGCCGCGGCGGGCGGGCTGCCCGTCGGGGCGGTTGTCGGTGGCGGCGCGCACCGCCTGGCGCAGCACGCTGTCCACGCCGGCCAGGACGGTGCCGGGGATGAGGCAGTGGCTGATCTGGAAGCTGCGCAGGGCCAGCGGCACGCCGTCGCCGACGCTGCCGACGACGGCGTCCTCGGGGACGGCGACGTCGCGCAGTTCCAGGCCGCTGAAGTGGGCGCCGCGCATCCCGGGTGTCTCGATGCGGGCGAGGCGGCGCAGCTCGCCGCGGGCGGGCGGCTGGGGTCCCAGCAGCAGCACCGAGTGGCTGGCCGGGCCGTCCTTTGGCGAGGTGCGTGCGTAGGCGACGAAGGCGTCGGCGGTGGCGGCGTTGATGACGGCGTCCTTGCGTCCGTTGAGCACGAAGCCGCCGCCCGGCTCGCGCAGCGCGGTCAGTTCGTGGCGCAGGATGGCGTTGGCGTGCGCCACCTCGCGGTGCACGATCGAGACGCGGCCGCCGCCGAGCAGCACCCGGGCGAGTGCCTGCTGCTGGCGCGGGTCGCCGGCCGTCCATACGGCGGAGGCGGCGAACAGTGAGGTGATGCCGAAGCCGTAGCCCAGCGCCAGGTCGCGGCGGAAGAGCGGGCGCAGCACGCGGGCGAGCTGTTCCAGGTCCCGCAGCCGGCCGCCCAGGTGGTGGGGGACGAACTCGGCGGCCAGGCCGGCGCCGGCGAGCAGCGCCTCGGTGGCCTCGGGCACCGCGCGGGCGTCGTCCGCGTGCAGCAGGGCCCGGTGGCCGTGCGGGTTGGCGGGGTCGAAGGGGTCGCCGAGCGCGGCCTCCAGCCGGGCGGCCCGCTCGGGCTCCCCGGCATCGCGGTACCCGGCGGGCTGCCGGTCGGGCTGCCCGGCGGGGTGCGGGGCGGGGTGCGGGGCGGCCGGGTGCTCGGCGGGCGGGCGGGCCGTGCTCACAGGACACGCACCGCGCCCGCGGCGTGCCGGGTGGCGTGCTGCAGCACGAGCAGTCCGGCCCGGCCGAGCCGCTCGCGCACGTGGGAGGCGGCCTGCGGCAGGCCGGTGCCGGCGCCCAGCAGGGGTTCGATGCCCTCCTCGGCGAGCATCACGTGGTGGCGGGCGCGCAGGTTGACGCCCGACTCGTCGGGTTCCAGGGACCATTCGCCGGTGTGCGCGGCCAGCAGCGGGTCGGTGCGGGTCTGCTTGTAGACGATCCGGCCGGCGCTGGGGAAGCAGATCCGTACCGACTCGGTGGTGTGCGCGGTGCCGTCGGCCCTCTGGCTGTTCATGCGCATGACCTGGACGCCGGCGGTCTGCTCGGTCACATCGAGGCTGTGCACGTGCGGGAGCTGCACCGGCCAGTCCTCGGCCCGGTAGAGGAAGTCGAAGATCAGCTCGGCGGGTGCCTTGACGTGCACGCTGTCCTCGAAGGACACGGTGAGGTCGTCCAGGCGCGTCCAGCGTTCGGCCATCCAGGCCAGGCTGTCGAGCTGGGAGCGGCTGTTGGCGTGGGTGGCCTCGGTGACGTAGGCGATGTCGGCGGGGTCCTCGCCGGCGACGGTGAAGGTGTGCTCCAGGGTGACCCGGCAGCGGTCGCCGAGCGGCTGCACGGTCCATACGCCGCTCATCGACTCCACCGGCGCGTCGGGCAGGTCCTTGGTGAACTCCACGCGGCGCCGGCCGACGTCCAGGCGGCGGCTGGAGACCCAGGAGACGATGCGGCCGCCCGCGGTGGCCCACATCCGCAGCCGCTCCCGGGTGCCGTCGAACTCCAGCTGCTCCACGTGGACGCAGGGCGCAAAGAACAGCGGCCACTGGGTGGTGTCGGCGATCAGTCCGTACAGCACGCCGGCCGGGGCCGACGCGATGACCTCACTGACCGCTCGGTGCACTCGCGTTTCCGGCATCGTCCACACCCTTCGCTCTTCGAGGCTTGCCGCCGTGCCGCTCCCCCGCCGCCCGATATCCGGGCGGTGCTCCCGCGCGGCTCGGGCGGGAGA
Above is a genomic segment from Streptomyces sp. R21 containing:
- a CDS encoding acyl-CoA dehydrogenase — encoded protein: MSTARPPAEHPAAPHPAPHPAGQPDRQPAGYRDAGEPERAARLEAALGDPFDPANPHGHRALLHADDARAVPEATEALLAGAGLAAEFVPHHLGGRLRDLEQLARVLRPLFRRDLALGYGFGITSLFAASAVWTAGDPRQQQALARVLLGGGRVSIVHREVAHANAILRHELTALREPGGGFVLNGRKDAVINAATADAFVAYARTSPKDGPASHSVLLLGPQPPARGELRRLARIETPGMRGAHFSGLELRDVAVPEDAVVGSVGDGVPLALRSFQISHCLIPGTVLAGVDSVLRQAVRAATDNRPDGQPARRGRRALAGVFADLLACDAMAVTGLRALSLVPRDAYLLAAAVKYTMPDLLREDLEELATVLGARGYDRGPFAGGYEKLARDLPVAGLGHSGTAVCQAVLVPQLSTLARTTWFRNDEPPDGLFTPGAPLPAFEHRNLAHFGTQDLLTATLVAAAARLQAQPGPGPLHQALAHLAGLFVEELRTLRARCIALAASGHAAFDPQACALADRYALVLAAAACLGIWEGQAAADTFLARPAWAVLALGRIGRRLGAPVPPTPPQADAEVLAEVLERCRQGRSLDLYGTHLAG
- a CDS encoding condensation domain-containing protein, which translates into the protein MGRRNRPRTARGRAEHGGVRAGRPARTSVPVTWQQYDLLVDSLAHRGTGHHVEQLTWHWHGPLDTQRFTAAWQSVVDRETVLRAGVVWGTRPRLLFHDRARAEVVRHPAGSVDWPALVEEDRRRGFDLRRPCPLRITLVDLADTDADADTGTDTGADAGAVRVLLTFHHALLDAWSVFILLEEVCRAYLAGGVLPGGERRPDLRDWARWLERQDTAPARDFWAHALPGPTPVVLPLRPGPDTAQRGCGRAEARLSAAEAARLHRWTAAQAMPDSGALQAVWALLLYRAAQTPGAAPVGFGVTVSGRGVALDSVERLLGPMRNHLPVVVRIDPHHRISHLLAMLRDGALERAAYEWVSARQVHEWTARTAREARLLDSLVALESTPRPSSDLHHDLAGAGIRLQPGRARDAQPAFPLALLARHDRDGSLCLALAHDRARVSDADAALLLGHCARLLRRLPATAPAATVHEVLSALGGADLPRGAPPRRTQNTVRLRLRSRGGRAARKRGSSES
- a CDS encoding aromatase/cyclase, yielding MPETRVHRAVSEVIASAPAGVLYGLIADTTQWPLFFAPCVHVEQLEFDGTRERLRMWATAGGRIVSWVSSRRLDVGRRRVEFTKDLPDAPVESMSGVWTVQPLGDRCRVTLEHTFTVAGEDPADIAYVTEATHANSRSQLDSLAWMAERWTRLDDLTVSFEDSVHVKAPAELIFDFLYRAEDWPVQLPHVHSLDVTEQTAGVQVMRMNSQRADGTAHTTESVRICFPSAGRIVYKQTRTDPLLAAHTGEWSLEPDESGVNLRARHHVMLAEEGIEPLLGAGTGLPQAASHVRERLGRAGLLVLQHATRHAAGAVRVL
- a CDS encoding 4'-phosphopantetheinyl transferase superfamily protein; the protein is MDRVRCAAPLHVPRPAGPWRGVRDNLAELGNALVYTTWSEWLPSVLTTPRLRQLLGPDWDRYRRTPGAAVRYRFAAARLLIKYTAAAALATPPEYLDLAYRLGGRPYLRGFDQIELSLSHTGDVMAVGLSRTGRIGVDVEPADRFVRLDLLETQMLTPAETRELAALPESERAARTLRLWTLKEAYSKALGQGLRLGFKEFGFSPGGRLRAPDGRLATRGEWGFATHPVMDRYLLSVACHDAGLNTAGDTSVKTMLDQGFLSAMTRPPDEAR